The Centroberyx gerrardi isolate f3 chromosome 7, fCenGer3.hap1.cur.20231027, whole genome shotgun sequence genome contains a region encoding:
- the nacc1a gene encoding LOW QUALITY PROTEIN: nucleus accumbens associated 1, BEN and BTB (POZ) domain containing a (The sequence of the model RefSeq protein was modified relative to this genomic sequence to represent the inferred CDS: deleted 1 base in 1 codon), with the protein MAQTLQMAIPNFGNNVLECLNEQRLQGLYCDVSVVVKGHAFKAHRAVLAASSSYFRDLFSSNSNGGGGIGNGKSPTVVELPPAVQPQSFQQILAFCYTGRLSMTVGDQFLLMYTAGFLQIQQIMEKGTEFFLKVSSPSCDSQGLHTEEAPPSEPQSPVTQTSGSAGRPASCLTPLPLVSRVKTEQPASQPEAASPYSVVCTPVAKRLWEGGSSRDGGGVGSGGGGGVRKVARFSQEAVRGSAIQSPGALGLAMGMGASGTGLAGMVAGGGTNGSSAAGLGMSEGASPGTMSAYASDSPISYHDDEEEEEGTDESAEEQYRQICNMYTMYSMLNVGAAAAGERVEALPDHTETRGRMRGRDLTCLPTELITQIGNRCHPKLYEEGDPAEKLELVSGTSVYISRAQLMNCHVSAGTRHKVLLRRLLAAFFDRNTLANSCGTGIRSSTNDPSRKPLDNRVLHAVKFYCQNFATSFKESEMNAIAADMCTNARRVVRKSWIPKLKLLMAESDAYSAFLPDAVKMEDDTLGADPAFDPASLEAAGGAGVESGGSSGESLPGVGGDGGPLF; encoded by the exons ATGGCCCAGACCCTCCAGATGGCGATCCCTAACTTTGGCAACAATGTACTAGAGTGTCTGAATGAGCAGCGGCTGCAAGGTCTCTACTGCGATGTCTCCGTGGTGGTCAAGGGTCATGCCTTCAAG GCCCATCGAGCTGTGCTGGCCGCCAGCAGCTCTTATTTCCGGGACCTCTTCAGCAGCAACAGTAATGGTGGAGGTGGTATTGGCAACGGGAAGAGCCCCACCGTAGTGGAGCTGCCCCCGGCCGTGCAGCCCCAGAGCTTCCAGCAGATCTTGGCCTTCTGCTACACGGGCCGTCTCAGCATGACGGTGGGGGACCAGTTCCTGCTCATGTACACCGCTGGCTTCCTCCAGATCCAACAGATTATGGAAAAGGGCACCGAATTCTTCCTCAAG GTCTCCTCCCCCAGCTGTGACTCCCAGGGCCTGCACACTGAGGAGGCCCCGCCCTCTGAGCCCCAGAGCCCCGTCACACAGACCAGCGGGAGCGCAGGCCGGCCTGCCTCCTGCCTGACGCCGCTCCCCCTGGTGTCGCGAGTGAAGACGGAGCAGCCGGCTAGCCAACCGGAGGCGGCCTCCCCTTACTCGGTGGTCTGCACCCCCGTGGCCAAGCGGCTGTGGGAGGGGGGCAGCAGCCGGGACGGAGGCGGAGTAGGCtcggggggaggtggaggggtcaGGAAGGTGGCCCGTTTTTCCCAGGAGGCAGTGCGGGGCAGCGCCATCCAGAGCCCTGGAGCGCTGGGACTGGCCATGGGCATGGGCGCCAGCGGAACCGGCCTGGCGGGAATGGTGGCCGGCGGCGGCACCAACGGGAGCTCTGCGGCGGGTCTCGGCATGTCGGAGGGCGCCAGCCCCGGCACCATGAGCGCGTACGCCAGCGACTCGCCCATCAGCTACCACgatgacgaggaagaggaggaggggacggACGAAAGTGCTGAAGAGCAGTACAGGCAGATCTGCAACATGTATACCATGTACAGCATGCTCAACGTGGGTGCCGCAG CTGCTGGTGAGCGTGTGGAGGCCCTACCGGACCACACAGAGACACGGGGTCGGATGCGAGGCAGAGACCTTACGTGTCTCCCCACAGAACTCATCACTCAGATAGGCAACCGCTGCCACCCCAAACTGTATGAGGAGGGAGACCCTGCTGAGAAACTAGAGCTAGTCTCag GTACTTCTGTGTACATATCGCGAGCC CAGCTAATGAACTGTCACGTGAGCGCCGGGACCAGACACAAGGTGCTGCTGAGGAGGCTGCTGGCTGCCTTCTTTGACAG GAATACTCTGGCCAACAGTTGTGGAACAGGCATCCGCTCCTCCACCAATGACCCTAGCCGCAAGCCCCTGGACAACAGAGTGCTGCATGCAGTCAAAT TTTATTGCCAGAACTTTGCCACCAGCTTCAAAGAGAGTGAGATGAATGCCATTGCGGCCGACATGTGTACCAACGCGCGGCGCGTGGTCCGCAAGAGCTGGATCCCcaagctgaagctgctgatggccGAGAGCGACGCCTACTCCGCTTTCCTGCCCGACGCTGTTAAGATGGAGGACGACACCCTGGGGGCGGATCCGGCGTTCGACCCCGCCTCTTTGGAGGCTGCCGGCGGTGCTGGCGTGGAGTCCGGCGGCTCTTCGGGTGAATCGCTACCAGGTGTGGGCGGGGATGGAGGGCCGTTATTTTGA
- the ier2a gene encoding immediate early response gene 2 protein has translation MEVSAKAKRIMVVALGKLYSSRTQRGGLRLHRSLLLTLVMKSARDIYHAAQATVESVSAEGAQQQFPRETTTDTAGARVEDEAPPSPVTPHSRTLAREDVGTSAERCDPRTPTGGEDKENRCPSGLERHARKRRGKVAAEPDFLPCKKAKLEQGKGLQQLGLTSVLTDYVNCGSELGAHPSPVPIPRAIAAF, from the coding sequence ATGGAGGTCAGTGCTAAGGCCAAGAGGATTATGGTCGTAGCTTTGGGGAAACTGTACAGCTCCCGCACCCAGCGAGGGGGTCTCCGTCTCCACCGGAGCCTCCTGCTCACTCTGGTGATGAAATCCGCCCGGGACATCTACCATGCGGCCCAGGCGACGGTGGAGAGCGTCTCCGCGGAGGGTGCGCAGCAGCAGTTCCCGAGAGAGACGACCACAGACACGGCCGGAGCTCGTGTGGAGGACGAGGCGCCCCCCTCGCCCGTCACCCCACACTCTCGGACTTTAGCCCGGGAGGATGTCGGGACCTCCGCGGAGCGCTGCGACCCACGCACACCTACCGGCGGAGAAGACAAGGAGAACCGGTGCCCGTCTGGTCTGGAACGACACGCGAGGAAAAGACGGGGCAAGGTGGCCGCAGAGCCGGACTTTCTGCCTTGTAAGAAGGCAAAACTTGAACAGGGGAAGGGCCTTCAGCAGCTCGGCTTGACTTCTGTTTTGACGGACTATGTGAACTGTGGCAGTGAGCTGGGAGCACACCCCAGCCCGGTGCCCATACCGAGAGCCATAGCAGCGTTTTGA